One genomic segment of Falco peregrinus isolate bFalPer1 chromosome 7, bFalPer1.pri, whole genome shotgun sequence includes these proteins:
- the SPRTN gene encoding DNA-dependent metalloprotease SPRTN, whose translation MAAAAAEEEDFVLALQLQALWEAEDKEAAASACPEASPDPSLLRPLSVVDEAWELLDPSPDVHGLFLQFNETLFWGRLAAVEVSWSPRMTLCAGVCRYEGKGGMCSIRLSEPLLKLRPRKDLVETLLHEMIHALLFVTNNDKDRESHGPEFCKHMRRINRLTGANVTIYHTFHDEVDLYRQHWWRCNGPCQNRKPYFGYVKRSTNRAPSARDFWWVKHQETCGGTFTKVKEPENFSKKSKEQTGAAKLPKSKSTNKGKTRMRDTQDLMPFSGKGYRLGGDGELSEKSIDFSSNVSSQHRSAVRTIPIPKNEIKFEKSPRNGIFFPLYTDDACEKISLASKHEFPKPSVANAKAYKNVSGSPVKIAHVVEEKSNQRSANGKRVMPFSNRPSKQICLEQTATAQVVPEKKRSECTNALQQWPKMEDKTAFENYFIKKGSTDVTLSVNAPVKTKAASTVSSASSSTAVRQNEKVSCPVCQTEVFESEINEHLDSCLA comes from the exons atggcggcggcggcggcggaggaggaggacttCGTGCTGGCGCTCCAGCTCCAGGCGCTGTGGGAAGCGGAGGATAAGGAGGCGGCGGCTTCTGCGTGCCCCGAGGCCTCGCCGGACCCTTCGCTCCTCCGCCCGCTGTCGGTGGTGGACGaggcctgggagctgctggaccCCAGCCCCGACGTGCACGGCCTCTTCCTGCAGTTCAACGAGACGCTCTTCTGGGGGCGCCTGGCGGCCGTCGAGGTGTCGTGGAGCCCGCGCATGACCCT TTGTGCTGGAGTGTGTAGATATGAAGGAAAAGGTGGAATGTGTTCCATTCGTCTAAGTGAGCCACTCCTAAAGTTAAGGCCGAGGAAGGATCTCGTTGAG ACGCTGTTGCATGAAATGATCCATGCCCTGCTTTTTGTTACTAATAATGACAAAGATCGTGAATCTCACGGACCAGAGTTCTGCAAACACATGCGTCGCATTAATCGCTTGACTGGAGCCAATGTCACA aTTTACCATACTTTTCACGATGAGGTGGATTTGTACCGCCAGCACTGGTGGCGATGCAATGGCCCctgtcaaaacagaaaaccGTACTTTGGATATGTGAAACGTTCAACAAATAGAGCACCCTCGGCACGAGACTTTTGGTGGGTTAAGCATCAAGAGACGTGTGGAGGTACGTTCACAAAAGTAAAGGAGCCAGAGAACTTCTCAAAGAAATCCAAGGAGCAAACTGGGGCAGCAAAACTTCCGAAGTCCAAGTCAACTAACAAAG GCAAGACCCGAATGCGTGATACACAAGATCTGATGCCTTTTAGTGGAAAGGGTTATCGGCTTGGGGGAGACGGTGAACTCTCAGAAAAAAGCATAGATTTCAGCAGCAATGTTAGTTCACAGCATCGTTCAGCAGTAAGGACGATACCAATCCCTAAAAACGagataaaatttgaaaaatcacCCCGTAATGGCATCTTCTTTCCACTTTACACTGATGACGCCTGTGAGAAAATCAGCTTAGCCTCAAAGCATGAGTTTCCCAAACCCTCTGTCGCTAATGCAAAAGCTTACAAGAATGTTAGTGGATCGCCTGTTAAAATTGCTCATGttgtggaagaaaaatcaaaccaacGTTCTGCAAATGGCAAGAGGGTTATGCCTTTTTCTAACAGGCCATCGAAACAAATTTGTCTTGAGCAGACAGCAACAGCTCAGGTTGTACCTGAGAAAAAACGCTCAGAATGTACTAATGCACTACAGCAATGGCCAAAAATGGAAGACAAAACTGCctttgaaaactatttcattaaaaaagggAGTACTGATGTCACCTTAAGTGTAAATGCTCCTGTGAAAACCAAAGCTGCATCTACAGTGTCCTCTGCAAGTTCCAGCACTGCTGTAAGGCAGAATGAAAAAGTCAGTTGTCCTGTTTGCCAGACTGAGGTTTTCGAGTCTGAAATAAATGAACACCTTGATTCTTGTCTTGCataa
- the EXOC8 gene encoding exocyst complex component 8: protein MALSLGEGGGSRLRRQLESGGFAAGEYVKQLSQQSDGDRDLQEHRQRIQALSEETAQSLKRNVYQNYRQFIETAREISYLESEMYQLSHILTEQKGIMEAVTQALLLQADRDDPALGARRAASTDPFLPLSAKEAAASEEGRQRTLTTLLEKVEGCRDLLPESPGKYLVYNGDLVEYDADHMAQIQRVHAFLMNDCLLVATALPNRRGAYRYDALYPLDGLAVVNVKDNPPMKDMFKLLMFPESRIFQAENAKIKKEWLEVLEETKRNRALSEKRRLEQEALPRPAPTPPESTNPFEEEEEEEEEEHSEEEEVVDLSLEWIQELPEDLDVCIAQRDFEGAVDLLDKLNEYLGDKPVSQPVKELRAKVDERVRQLTDVLVFELSPDRSLRGGPRATRRAVSQLIRLGQSTKACELFLKNRAAAVQTAIRQLRIEGATLLYIHKLCHVFFTSLLETAREFETDFAGNNGCYSAFVVWARSSMRMFVDAFSKQVFDSKESLSTAAECVKVAKEHCKQLSEIGLDLTFIIHALLVKDIKGALQSYKDIIIEATKHRNSEEMWRRMNLMTPEALGKLREEMRSCGVGNFDQYTGDDCWVNLSYTVVAFTKQTMAFLEEALKLYFPELHMVLLESLVEIILVAVQHVDYSLRCEQDPEKKAFIRQNASFLYETVLPVVEKRFEEGVGKPAKQLQDLRNASRLMRVNPESTTSVV, encoded by the exons ATGGCGCTGTCGCTGGGCGAAGGCGGCGGGAGCCGGCTGCGGCGGCAGCTGGAGTCGGGGGGCTTCGCGGCGGGGGAGTACGTGAAGCAGCTGTCGCAGCAGTCGGACGGCGACCGGGACCTGCAGGAGCACCGGCAGCGCATCCAGGCGCTGAGCGAGGAGACGGCCCAGAGCCTGAAGCGCAACGTCTACCAGAACTACCGGCAGTTCATCGAGACGGCGCGGGAGATCAGCTACCTGGAGAGCGAGATGTACCAGCTCAGCCACATCCTCACCGAGCAGAAGGGCATCATGGAGGCCGTCACCCaggccctgctcctgcaggccGACCGCGACGACCCCGCGCTGggcgcccgccgcgccgcctccACCGACCCCTTCCTGCCGCTGTCGGCCAAGGAGGCAGCGGCCAGCGAGGAGGGCCGGCAGCGCACCCTCACCACCCTCCTGGAGAAGGTGGAGGGCTGCCGCGACCTCCTGCCCGAGAGCCCCGGCAAGTACCTGGTCTACAACGGCGACCTGGTGGAGTATGACGCCGACCACATGGCGCAGATCCAGCGGGTGCACGCCTTCCTCATGAACGACTGCCTGCTGGTGGCCACCGCCCTGCCCAACCGCCGTGGCGCCTACCGCTACGACGCACTGTACCCCCTCGACGGGCTGGCCGTGGTCAACGTCAAGGACAACCCACCCATGAAGGACATGTTCAAGCTGCTCATGTTCCCCGAGAGCCGCATCTTCCAGGCCGAGAACGCCAAGATCAAGAAGGAGtggctggaggtgctggaggagaCCAAGCGCAACCGGGCCCTCAGCGAGAAGCGACGCCTGGAGCAGGAGGCTCTGCCCCGGCCTGCCCCGACACCCCCCGAGTCCACCAACCCctttgaggaggaggaggaggaggaggaagaggagcactctgaggaggaggaggtggtcgACCTCTCTCTGGAGTGGATCCAGGAGCTGCCTGAGGACCTGGACGTCTGCATTGCTCAGCGGGACTTCGAGGGGGCGGTGGACCTCTTGGATAAACTCAACGAGTACCTGGGGGACAAGCCCGTGAGCCAGCCCGTGAAGGAGCTGCGGGCCAAGGTGGATGAGCGGGTCCGGCAGCTTACAGACGTGCTGGTGTTTGAGCTGTCTCCAGACCGCTCGCTGCGGGGAGGGCCACGGGCCACCCGCAGGGCCGTGTCCCAGCTCATTCGCTTGGGCCAGTCCACCAAGGCGTGTGAGCTCTTCTTGAAGAACCGGGCGGCCGCGGTGCAGACAGCCATCCGGCAGCTGCGCATCGAGGGCGCCACGCTGCTCTACATCCACAAGCTCTGCCATGTCTTCTTCACCAGCCTTCTAGAGACAGCAAGAGAGTTTGAGACGGACTTCGCTGGCAACAATGGCTGCTACTCGGCCTTTGTTGTCTGGGCCCGCTCCTCCATGAGGATGTTTGTAGATGCCTTCAGTAAGCAAGTATTTGATAGTAAAGAGAGCTTGTCAACTGCGGCAGAGTGCGTCAAG GTAGCTAAAGAGCACTGCAAGCAGCTTAGCGAGATCGGGCTGGATCTCACCTTCATCATTCATGCCCTTCTGGTGAAAGATATCAAAGGTGCTTTACAGAGCTACAAGGATATCATCATTGAGGCCACCAAGCACCGCAATTCTGAGGAGATGTGGAGAAGGATGAACCTAATGACTCCGGAGGCGCTGGGAAAACTCAGGGAGGAGATGAGGAGCTGTGGGGTAGGCAATTTTGATCAATACACGGGTGATGACTGCTGGGTCAACCTTAGCTATACTGTGGTAGCTTTCACTAAGCAGACTATGGCCTTCTTGGAGGAGGCGTTAAAGCTTTACTTTCCGGAGTTGCATATGGTTCTTTTGGAGAGTCTTGTGGAAATCATCCTAGTGGCTGTCCAGCATGTTGATTACAGTTTACGGTGTGAACAGGACCCTGAGAAAAAAGCATTCATTAGGCAGAATGCATCCTTCCTGTATGAAACTGTCCTTCCTGTTGTGGAAAAAAGATTTGAGGAAGGAGTTGGAAAGCCAGCCAAGCAGCTACAGGATCTGAGAAATGCTTCAAGACTGATGCGTGTAAATCCAGAAAGTACCACCTCTGTGGTGTGA